The Sulfurimonas aquatica genomic sequence ACCATATATCTTATGTTTTTTAAAAAGTTTTATTAGCCTATTCACATAGACAGCTTCGATAACAAATTCGACTTTTTTCATGCTTTTCATAATTCTATCCCCATAATGAATTTATAATAAAATAATAGAGTGGAATCCCTAATGAAATATTAAAAGGGAATGTAACTGCTAGACTTAGTGGTAAATATAGACCTGGATTTGCCTCTGGTACTGATAATCTCATAGCTGCAGGAACTGCAATGTAAGATGCACTAGCACTTAATAACGCAAGTAAAAAAGCATCACCTTTGTGTATTTCAAACATATATGCAAAACCTGTTGCAACAAGAGCATTGACTAGTGGCATGATAAGTGCAAATGCTATTAGAAAAAATCCAACTTTTTTAAGTTCATGAATCTTTCTAGCAGCCACAAGTCCCATATCTAAAAGAAAGAATGCTAGCATACCCTTAAATAGTGTTCCAAAGAGTGGCTCCATTGAGTGCCAGCCTTTCTCACCTGTAAGTATTCCTATAAGAAGAGCACCTACAAGTAAAAATACTGAAGGGTTTAAAAATGCTTCTCTAAGAATTTCACCCCAATCAGTTTTCTCCTCTTCTTCACCATCCTTGGCTTTAACAAAGAGTGCTGCAAAAACTAAACCTATAACGATAGCTGGAGACTCCATAAGAGCCATAGAAGCCACCATAAAACCACCATACTCTACACCGATAGTCCCGAGGTATGTTATACCTGTTATAAATGTAACGGCACTAATAGAACCATAAGTAGCAGCGATAGCAATAGAGTTATAAACATCCATCTTTGTTTTTAAGATAAAAAAACTATAAATAGGTACAAGCATAGACATTCCAACGGCAATCATCAGTGCTTCAAATATATAAAGGTTAAATCCACTCATAGAAAGTTCATACCCACCATGTAAACCAATAGCTATAAGTAAGTAGAGAGAAAAGAGCTTAGGTAATGGTTGTGGAATTGTTAGTTCAGACTTTAGAAATACTGCAAGCATTCCTAAGAAAAAAAACAGTACAGGGGGATTTAGCATATTCTGTAATATTAAATCGAAATTCATTTTACTACTCCTCAATATAAAATTGTATCGTATATTAACTAAGAATTTTAAGATTATTCTTCACTAATTTTGACATATAAATTATCTATTATTGTGATTTTCATTTACCTTTGATGCTACAAATATTTATATTTTTGCTATAATCTGAGCATGAAAAGAGAAACGCTGAACAAGAAAACAAAAATATCAAACGATATACTATTCTATATATACACAAATATTGAGATAGATATAAATATGGACGAACTTGCGCAGAGCTTTAATATTAGTAAGTTTTATATGCATAAAATATTCAAAGAAATTTTCGGTAGGAACATATATGAGAGCATTAAATCTATTAGATTACAAAAAGCTTCAACTTTATTACTTACAAATAAGTACTCTACCATTACTGAGATAGCCTCATCCTGCGGATACAGTTCACAAACCTCTTTTATCCGAGTATTTAAAGATCGATTTTTGATGACACCAACAGCTTGGAGAAAAGGTGGCTATAAAAAGTACTCTAAAAACATAATCGAAGAATCTCCAAAAGCAAAGGCTTCCAATGCTAGTTTTGAGAATCTTGAACCTACTATTGTGAAGATGCCCGAAATAGAAGCATACTATCTTAGACATAGTGGATATAACGACCAAATTAAACAAACTTGGCAAAAGATTCAAACATGGTCATATGGCAACAATATTAAAAGCTATAAGCACATTGCACTATTCCATGATAATCCAACTGTAACACATCTTGATGAGTGTCAATATGTTGCATGTATACAAGTCGACAAAGACAATATATCTGAGAATGAGCGCTTACCTAAATTTAAAATATCTAGTGGTATATATGCTAAATTTGATATACATGGAACGGATGGTGACTTCCTACGATTTATGCACTGGCTTTACAATGAATGGCTTCCCCATAGTGAGTATGAGACAACTACAAAACCACCCTATGCTATTTATAAAAAAAATAAATACTTATCTGATGATAATAATTTTGACTTAAGTTTTTATTTATCTATTAAGTTTTAAGTAGCCCTACAATACCTAGATGTGTTTGAACTATTTTATAGGTATTGTTGTAAAATAGTAGCACTACTAAGTGTTAAATTGAACTCTTAAGCATAACTTTGTTTTTAACTAAACTATATTTAGAAAAATAACCTATAATTACAAAGGTTTTCAAAGGTAACTTTGATAATCTTCGTTGAGCAATTTATTTATGGTCAATATAATGAATATCATTTATTCTTAATTCGATAACTTATAGATAAAAAATTAGTCAAACAGAGGAGCTTAAGTGGAAAAAATTATCTTATCCATTCCATTCATTCCAATAGTCATAGCATTTATTTTGATGTTTGTTAAACAAAAAGAGTCTATTCCAAGAGTGAGTATTTTTCTATCAAGTATGATTGCACTTCTTGCATTGTATGGAACATATCATGTCATAAGTAATGACAAAGCGATTGTTGGATTTGATGGTTTACTTATTTATAATGAACTCTCAGCTATATTAGTTCCTTATGTTGCAATACTGGGCTTAGTTATCCGAAAATATGCAACTAAGTATATGTGGGATGAAGCGGGGTATAAAAGATTTTTTATTCTTCTAAACTTTATATTTGCATCTATCTACTTACTTGTAATGAGCAATAACCTTATTGTACTTGCGTTAGCTTGGCAGCTCATGAGTGTTGGTTTATATCTTCTAGTTTCATTTAATGTAGGTTCTAAAACTGCTGTAAAAAATGCTAGATGGACGATGTATATCCATAAAAGTGCCGACTTTGTATTCTTACTCGCAGTTATTTTAACATACCAAACATTTGGAAGCTTTGATTTACTCGTACTAAAAGAGCAGTGGCTTACAATGTCTGAAAATCCGATTGATGATCCCATGATATTTTCCGTTGGTATACTCTATTTACTTGCGGCAATGATGAAATCTGCAATCGTTCCATTTCATATATGGCTACCTTACACATCTGAAGCACCTACTCCAGTATCAGGCTTAATGCATGCTGGCGTTGTAAATGTTGGGGGAATTTTACTTAATAAAATGGCATATTTACTGATTCTAACACCTGCTGTACTTAATATAGCATTTGTCATTGGTCTATTTACTGCTATTTTTGCATCATTGCTTATGCTTGTTGTGTCAGATATCAAACGTTCACTTGGCTACTCAACAGTTGGTCAAATGGGCTACATGATAATGGAAGTAGGCTTAGGTGCATTTTCCCTTGCGATTTATCACCTTATAGTTCATGGAATTTTTAAGGCCTCACTCTTTTTAGAGTCTGGTAGCATCATAAAGTATGCAAGAAAAGATCCAAGTATCCCTGAACGTCTTTCACAAAAAACATTTTCAAAAGATAAAGTGAAATACAAAAGTAGTAAAACATTCAAGTTTATTGCACTTTTTACTATTGTTCCTGTGGTTGCATTTCTTGGGATTAAAGCATTACTCGCTCCAGAGTTCTTCGAGTTCAATGCAGCTATAGTTATTTTAGCATTTGCATGGCTTACAGGAACACAGCTTTTATTATCATTTTTTAAAGTATCTAAATTTGATTCTATAAAAGCAATTTTAGGAATTGTAAGTTCTTTCATAGTTGTTTTATTTACATATGAATTTATTGGCTTAAGTTTAGAGCACTTTCTTTACGGACATGATTCTTTACTCTTTTACGAAGCAGCAACACTTAATGTGAGTTTAGTCATGGCACTAGTTGTTGTGGCATTTATTATGTTAATTGGATGGCTATTTATATATAGAAAAGCTTCTATCCATTCTGAAGAAAAGCCAAATCAAACTAAATGGCACTATTATAGATTCCTAGCAAAAGAAGGTTACTATTTCGATATGTTTAAAAGTTCTAAAAAGGGTAAATTATGATTGCTAATATTATATTTCTTTTGTTAGTCTCTGGTTTGCCATACTATATTTTTTTAGAAAAGAGTGATAATTTCACAAGTAAATCCATATTTTTACTGAGTGCTTTTATGCTTTCTTGTGCAATTGTTTTGTCTTTTTTTATACATAATGCACACTCTGAGTCATTAGTTATTATCTCATTTATTAGTGCAATGTACTCTGTATATAGAGCAACAAAGACAACGAATTTTTACAAGTTGGCTTACTATTTTATATATATCAATGCACCATTTTTTCTTCTTTTTGAAGAGAATGGTGCATTTTACAGCTTATCACTTTTAGTATCAGTAGTAGGTCTTTATGCAATTGCAAATTTTTATGAAAAACATTATGGAAGTGCAAACTACCTTTATGTTAGAGGTATAACACTTGCAACTCCATTAGTTGGAATTCATATTACAGTGTATCTAATTAGTATAGGCCTTTATCCTCCACTACCAAACTCTCTATTCTTTTTAACTTATATTTTCAATACTCAAGCTGATCTATTATGGTACATCGTTGTGGTAAGCATATATCTTGGAAACTTTTTAGTTTCTATGAAGGTGTTAGAAAAATCAATTTTTGGAAAAACTAATCCAAATATACATTATGTTGATTTAAATTTTAAAGAAAAAATTGCTCATTTTATTATAATAGTATTACTCACACTATTAAGTATTTATGGAATTAAGGAGATACTAGTATGGGTATTATAGAAAAGCTAGATGCCATTAAAGGTAATGTACCACACTATTGGCCAATTGGCTCATTTATTCACCATAATCCATTAAAAGGATTTGAGCATCTTGGCTTTAAAGATGGGCTTAATAAAGCAAAGAAAATCTATGGTGGAAAAGTTTATATGGAGCCCTCATATTATTTAAAATTTTATAATGAGGGAAAAATTTCACACTCCATTTTAGAAGAAAATCTAAAAGAAGTACTTAAAGTTGACGGGCTAGCAGAGTATTATGACTTAGCTATGAAATGTCTACTCGAAGTTAATCCTCAATGGAATCATTTCAGAAAACAAGCGGATAATAAAGAGCATCCAATTGATGAAGAACTTCTTGCATACCTAGATGAGGAGTTCTCATATCATAATAAAGAGAGATGGCTAAAACAGATCACTAAACATATGACACTTTATGAGATAAATGATATCCTTTTTCATCGTGATGATAAAGAGGTCATAGAAAAAAGTGTTATAGAGTATATTACTCGTTTTTTAGATGAAGATCAAACAACACTACCGATGGAAAATAGAGAACTTGGCATGTTTGAAACCTTTAAGCTTTATGAAGATTTTGACTATCCTCATAACTCTGAAGCCTTTGTAGAAGAAGCACTTGAAAAGCTAAAAGTCAAGAATAAAGAGAGATATCTTCTAACACATATTCTTAAACTACATGGCTGGGCTGGATTTATCAAATACCGCTCAGAGGACCCTGGCTATTTCCCACAGCAACAAAACCCATCATCTCTAATGGACTATATGGCAATCAGACTCTATTATGAACTTGCCTATTTGCAACACAGAAAGATAAATAATTTTGACCTATTGCATGATTACTCTTTAGCAAATGCTTCATATGTAGTACTTAAAATGCTTAAGCACAACTATAGTTTACCAGGGAAATATATAGATGCAATGGAGAAGTCTAGTAATTATGATGACATCTTAGAAAGATATGTACAAGAAGAACTTCAACTTGATGCAAAACAGGTTCACCTCTCAAACGATATACTTAAAAATACAAATATTCCTTTAGTAGAACTCGCTAAGATTATGGAAGTACTACGAGAAGAAGAGGGATATATCTGGATGAAGTCTCTTGAAGACACTTATATTCATTCATTTATTGATGAAATGAAACTAACAGATGAACCTGAAATTGAGAGACCATTGGCTTCAGTGACAATGTGTTTAGATGTTAGATCTGAGACTGCGAGAAGAGCCATTGAGAGTACTGGAAACTATACAACATATGGTGCTGGAGGATTCTTAGGTTTTCCTATAGCTTTTGTTGAGTTTGACAAGACAAACGAACAACTTTTATGTCCAGCCGTTGTCAAACCTGCTAACATAGTGTTTGAGATAGCAAAAGAGACAGATAATGAATATAAATCTAAAAAGACTATTAATAAAACTACTAAAAAAGTTATATCTGATCTGAAAAACAACCCATACACACCTTACATAATGGTCGAAGCTATTGGTTGGATATTTGGGATTAACCTTTTTGGTAAAACATTTGCACCACAAAAAACTGAAAAATTCTTTGCAAACTTTAAAGCTAAAAAACCAAAAACAACTTATACATTAGATAAGTTATCAAACGAAGAGATAGAGCTCTATGTAAATAAACTTCATATACACCTTATTAATGAAGCATTAATTAATCACTCTTCATCTAAGTATACAGATGATGAAATTCAAGAGATAAGAGATCATCTTGTTATAGGAAATACTTTATCATTTGATGTTCCATTAGAATTTTTAAATATACTAAAAAATAACTATAATGTTTCAGAAGATGATTATGAGTTACAAAAAATAAAACTTTCTAAAGTTGGATTTACACTTGAAGAGAAAGTTCAGTACTTATATAACTTCTTAATGATGATAGGACAAATTGATAATTTTGCTGAGTTTGTGATTCTTTCAGGGCATGTTAGTATGTCGGATAACAATCCATTTGAGTCTGCATTAGACTGTGGTGCTTGTGGTGGCAAGAGTAGTCTTCCAAATAATAGAGCACTCTGTATGATTGCAAACTCACAAGAAGTACGAGAGGCTATAGCAAAAAAAGGTATTATAATCCCTGAAGATGTGAGGTTTATACCATCTCTACACATTACTACTACAGATCAAATAGAGTTTCACGATACAGATATTTTAACACAAGCAGAGATGAAAAGATTTTCTGTAGTTATGAAAGATTTTGAAAAAGCATCAGCTATTGCACGTTATGAAAGAGTGGCACAACTTCCATATACAAAAACTCAAAATGATATTATGATCAAATCTATGGATTGGTCAGAAACTAGACCAGAATGGGGATTAGCAGGTGTTATGGGTGTTTTTGCAGGTCCTAGAAAGTCTATCAAGCATATGCCTTTTGGCAATAGACTTTTTATGCATTCGTATGATTCAAAACTAGATAATGAAGATGCTGACATACTTACACGTATTTTTGATGGTCCACTTGTAGTTGGAGAGTGGATTAACCTAGAACACTATTTTGCTACCGTAGACAATGCCATATATGGAGCTGGATCTAAGGTATATCATAATGTTGTTTCAAAAGTTGGTGTATTTAATGGAAACTATAGTGATCTAAAAATTGGTTTGCCAACACAATCTGTACTTTTAGAAGGTCAAGCATACCATGAACCTGTAAGACTTCTTACTTATATGGAAGCACCTTTAGAACTAGTAGGAAAAGCAGTAGAAAAATCAGTAGCTAAAGAGTTCATTCTTAATGAATGGATACGACCTATCATTGTTGATAAAGCGGCTGGAAAAGTTTATTCATTTGAATCTGGTGACTTTAAGGTTATTAAAGAATTTTAATAACCTTACCTTAAGACAAGAGATAAACAAAGAAAGCACTGAGTCAAACTAAAGTTCTGAGTGCTATAATTTCAAAATAATATTAAAAGGAAAGAATATGTATACAATTGAGATTGATGATCCTTGTAGTTGTTTTAAGAAAAGTGGTATGGATCAGACTATGACTTTTGAGAATAGAGAAGATGCACACATGAGAGCTAAAGTATTAGAGTGTCGCATGAATCAAGAGTTTTGTCTTACACACTACTTTACTGCAGTAGATCTTGGTGAAAAAATTCTTATTACTAAAATAGTACGTCCAGTAGATGAAGATGAAGACTATGACTATGAAGATGTAAAAAAGCTTATAGCAAACAGTAATGTAAAAATAGGTTTTGATGATGCTGAAGAGACTCCAAATGGTGACAAACGCGGAAAAACTAGTACTCATAGTTAAGCTACTTCAATTAGAACAAAAAAACTCTCTTTAACTTACTTTAAAGAGAGTCTCCTCTTTAACAAAAACAACTCCCTTAAACTACTTAAAGTCTAAATAAACTTTTAAAACATTATTAATAGAATAGGTTAGCTTCTATTATTATTACAATTACGATAATTTAATGCTAAAATACGAAAAATTATTGTGGGGATATTATAATATGCAAGATGAGAATACTAAACGTTTACTAGAGTTACAAATGGAAGAACTAAAGGCCACTTATGCATTAGATACACAAGAAGCAGCTCCTGAAAAAACTATAGATGATGAAAAAGCAGAACTAGCAAAAAAGAAAAAAAATGAAAAAGATGCAGCTCTGGCTAAATTATATGAAGATGCTGCAGAATATGAAGAAGAATTAGAATCTTTTGAAAATGAGTTAGCAGTAGTTAAAGCTAATGAAATTAAGGATATCCCTGAAGCACTTAGTAAGGAGCTTCCGAATGAAGA encodes the following:
- a CDS encoding sodium-dependent bicarbonate transport family permease: MNFDLILQNMLNPPVLFFFLGMLAVFLKSELTIPQPLPKLFSLYLLIAIGLHGGYELSMSGFNLYIFEALMIAVGMSMLVPIYSFFILKTKMDVYNSIAIAATYGSISAVTFITGITYLGTIGVEYGGFMVASMALMESPAIVIGLVFAALFVKAKDGEEEEKTDWGEILREAFLNPSVFLLVGALLIGILTGEKGWHSMEPLFGTLFKGMLAFFLLDMGLVAARKIHELKKVGFFLIAFALIMPLVNALVATGFAYMFEIHKGDAFLLALLSASASYIAVPAAMRLSVPEANPGLYLPLSLAVTFPFNISLGIPLYYFIINSLWG
- a CDS encoding AraC family transcriptional regulator produces the protein MKRETLNKKTKISNDILFYIYTNIEIDINMDELAQSFNISKFYMHKIFKEIFGRNIYESIKSIRLQKASTLLLTNKYSTITEIASSCGYSSQTSFIRVFKDRFLMTPTAWRKGGYKKYSKNIIEESPKAKASNASFENLEPTIVKMPEIEAYYLRHSGYNDQIKQTWQKIQTWSYGNNIKSYKHIALFHDNPTVTHLDECQYVACIQVDKDNISENERLPKFKISSGIYAKFDIHGTDGDFLRFMHWLYNEWLPHSEYETTTKPPYAIYKKNKYLSDDNNFDLSFYLSIKF
- a CDS encoding proton-conducting transporter membrane subunit, whose amino-acid sequence is MEKIILSIPFIPIVIAFILMFVKQKESIPRVSIFLSSMIALLALYGTYHVISNDKAIVGFDGLLIYNELSAILVPYVAILGLVIRKYATKYMWDEAGYKRFFILLNFIFASIYLLVMSNNLIVLALAWQLMSVGLYLLVSFNVGSKTAVKNARWTMYIHKSADFVFLLAVILTYQTFGSFDLLVLKEQWLTMSENPIDDPMIFSVGILYLLAAMMKSAIVPFHIWLPYTSEAPTPVSGLMHAGVVNVGGILLNKMAYLLILTPAVLNIAFVIGLFTAIFASLLMLVVSDIKRSLGYSTVGQMGYMIMEVGLGAFSLAIYHLIVHGIFKASLFLESGSIIKYARKDPSIPERLSQKTFSKDKVKYKSSKTFKFIALFTIVPVVAFLGIKALLAPEFFEFNAAIVILAFAWLTGTQLLLSFFKVSKFDSIKAILGIVSSFIVVLFTYEFIGLSLEHFLYGHDSLLFYEAATLNVSLVMALVVVAFIMLIGWLFIYRKASIHSEEKPNQTKWHYYRFLAKEGYYFDMFKSSKKGKL
- a CDS encoding putative inorganic carbon transporter subunit DabA, which gives rise to MGIIEKLDAIKGNVPHYWPIGSFIHHNPLKGFEHLGFKDGLNKAKKIYGGKVYMEPSYYLKFYNEGKISHSILEENLKEVLKVDGLAEYYDLAMKCLLEVNPQWNHFRKQADNKEHPIDEELLAYLDEEFSYHNKERWLKQITKHMTLYEINDILFHRDDKEVIEKSVIEYITRFLDEDQTTLPMENRELGMFETFKLYEDFDYPHNSEAFVEEALEKLKVKNKERYLLTHILKLHGWAGFIKYRSEDPGYFPQQQNPSSLMDYMAIRLYYELAYLQHRKINNFDLLHDYSLANASYVVLKMLKHNYSLPGKYIDAMEKSSNYDDILERYVQEELQLDAKQVHLSNDILKNTNIPLVELAKIMEVLREEEGYIWMKSLEDTYIHSFIDEMKLTDEPEIERPLASVTMCLDVRSETARRAIESTGNYTTYGAGGFLGFPIAFVEFDKTNEQLLCPAVVKPANIVFEIAKETDNEYKSKKTINKTTKKVISDLKNNPYTPYIMVEAIGWIFGINLFGKTFAPQKTEKFFANFKAKKPKTTYTLDKLSNEEIELYVNKLHIHLINEALINHSSSKYTDDEIQEIRDHLVIGNTLSFDVPLEFLNILKNNYNVSEDDYELQKIKLSKVGFTLEEKVQYLYNFLMMIGQIDNFAEFVILSGHVSMSDNNPFESALDCGACGGKSSLPNNRALCMIANSQEVREAIAKKGIIIPEDVRFIPSLHITTTDQIEFHDTDILTQAEMKRFSVVMKDFEKASAIARYERVAQLPYTKTQNDIMIKSMDWSETRPEWGLAGVMGVFAGPRKSIKHMPFGNRLFMHSYDSKLDNEDADILTRIFDGPLVVGEWINLEHYFATVDNAIYGAGSKVYHNVVSKVGVFNGNYSDLKIGLPTQSVLLEGQAYHEPVRLLTYMEAPLELVGKAVEKSVAKEFILNEWIRPIIVDKAAGKVYSFESGDFKVIKEF